In Syntrophorhabdaceae bacterium, the DNA window AACACTGAATCTTTCACGGCCTGCAGTAGGAGCACAGGCAGTAGGTTTAGCCCAGGGAGCTCTGGATTTTTCTACTGAATATGCATGGAAAAGAGTACAGTTTGGTCAAAAACTGGCTGATTTTGAAGGAATACAGTTCATGGTCGCCGATATGGCAACCCATGTTGAGGCTGCTCGGGCGCTTGTCTACGATGCAGCGCACTTACTTGATATGAAGGTTTATGAACGTGATAAGATGAGTGCCATAGGAGTAGACAAATTATCTGCAATGGCGAAGGTTTATTCCGCTGATGTAGCGATGAAGGTCACGACTGATGCGGTTCAGATCCTCGGTGGTTATGGATATACAAAAGAATATCCGGTAGAGAGAATGATGAGGGACGCAAAAGCAACACAGATCTATGAAGGAACAAACCAGGTTCAGAGGATCGTCATCGCAAGGGATATCTTCAGGAACTTCATGCCGTAATGTTTGAGATAATCTTTTAAAGGTCAATACAAAAGAGTATGTCAAATAGCATTTAAAATCAGAAGGTACTTCTGAACACATCCAAACTATTAAAATGACGAAAGAGGGTTAAAAGAGAAAGCATGAAAGATTAGATGATATAATAGTTAACATAATATCTCTTATCGGAACATGTATTTTTTTAACTACCAAAACCTTCTTTCTTGTTGCTCCCTCTATTTAGTGATTTTTGTAAAAGATCTTTGGGTTATCCACCTGCCAGAGGATCCATGTATGCTTCTACATGGACAGTATCACCGTCATTAATCTTTTTCTTCAGGCCTTCGGAAAAGGTAAAATGGCTCTCTCCATTGAGGAAAAGATTGCGCAAATCATCTCCCATCTCACCCCGATCGATAAATTTAAGATAGGGATACATCTCGTAAAGTCTTTGGAGAACATCCTTCAATGTATTTTCACCGTTATTTAGTTCTACCTCTAAGGGGGGTTCAAAAACATTTTTAATTCGTAAATTAGAGTCTATCCTGACTTTCACTTTCACGACCAGACCTCCTGTTTTAAATCCCCCGCTTCTATCTTATTATAATGGCACCTTGAAACAAAGTCAATGCAACCACAGTTTCAAAATAGTCTGCATTACTTCTTCCCAGCTTCTTCGACGGCCTCAATGATCTTCTTGTAGCCAGTGCACCGGCATATGTTCGAGGAGATCGTCCTTACGATCTCTTTTTTTGTCGGTCTCTTGTTCCGGTCAAGGAGGGCCTTAGCTGTCATGATCATACCTGAGGTGCAAAAACCGCACTGAACGGCACCCTTTTCCATAAATGCCTCCTGGAGCGGATGGAGCTTTTCGTCCTTTTTAAGCCCCTCGATGGTCGTGATCTCTGCGCCGTCAACCTCTGCGGTAAGGACAAGGCAGGACCTAAGCGGCATCCCGTTCACGAGAACCGTACATGCCCCGCAGGCCCCCATACCGCACGATTCCTTCGCCCCGGTAAGGGCAAGCCTCTCCCTGAGGGTTTCGAGGAGGGTTTCGTAGGGTTTTACCTGGAGCACGTTCTTCTCATTGTTCACCTCGATCGTCACCTTCATCGTCTTCATCTTCCTCCCTCCTTCAGAACTCTCTTGATCGCCCTTTTCACGAGGGTACCAGCCATCTTCTTCCGGTACGCCGCGGACAGCGTGGTGTTCACGACCGGCTTCGCGTCCGCATATGCCGTATCTGCAGCATCGTTGACAGTATTTTCATTCATGTTTTTAAGGACATATACGAGAGGAGCCGGACCGACCCCACCGATGCAGACCTTAGCCTTGCCGCCTGTCACAGAAACGGCTGCATCAACCAACGGATAGTCCATGGAGTCCCGGACCCGCAGCTTCTCATATACCCCTTTCGTCTTCTTCAGGGGGATAAGTATCGCCGTTAGTATCTCCCCCGGTTGAATCGTGAATGGTGCCTTGCCATTCCCGCTGAAAATCTTTTCAAGTTCCACTGTCCGTTCACCTTTAAGACCCTTAAGCTTTACCTTTGCCGACAGTGTTATGAGCGCAGGTGTGTTATCGCTGCAATAGTTCGAGAAGCACGCCTTTGCATTGGTAACCACATTGCACGCCGGACCCCCCATCTTGAAGCATAACCCTCGCGCCGTGCGCCATTCTGTCGATTTGTTGTACTGGATGCACCGCGTATCCTGGAGGATATTCCCCCCGATCGTGCCCCGCATCTGGAGCGTCTCACATGCGGTGGCGTCAAGCGATTCATAGAGTGCAGGGAAGTATTCTTTTACAATGGGATTATTCTTGAGGGCAAAGAGCGTCACGTTCGCTCCTATTATCAGTGATCCGCTTCGACGGGTGGCTGTCTTCATTTCTTCAATACCCTTAAGGTCAATGACAGCCGTTGGTGTCGACAGCCTCTGCTTCAGCAGAGGGATAAGATCAGTCCCGCCGGCAAGATACCGGGCCTTCCCTTTGTATTTCTTATACAGGGCTATCGCCCCGGCAACACTCTGTGCCTTGTGATATTCAAATTGTGGTAGGATCATTCCTTCACCCCCTTCTTCTTTTCTATTATCTTCAAAACCCTGTCGGGTGTGAGCGGCAGCTCTTCAAAAAGCGCGCCCGTTGCATTGGCAACGGCACAGGCAACTGCGCTGTATGCGTTCATACGGATGGTAAGACCCCCTTCTTTCGCTCCGAAAGGTCCTGCGGGATCGTGCGAGCTTACAATGATCGTATCCATCTCGGGCATATCACATGCCAGAGGAACCTTGTACTCAAGCAGGTCGGGGTTAAGCAGGTACCCTTTATCCCAGAGGTTCCCCTCTGTGATCGTTGCCACGCCTGCCTGGAGGATGGAACCTTCCATCTGTCCTTCTACCGCCATGGGGTTGATAGGACACCCGCAATCGTGAGCAGCGGTAAAACGTGGGATCATTACCTTCCCTGTCTCCGGGTCAATTGTCACCTCCGCCACTGAGGTCCCGAAGGAGAAGGTCCCTGCCATCTGGCCCCAGGGCCGTGAAACCCACTCTCTCTCGAAATCAATGTTGGGGAAAAAGGAACCCGTTGCTACGATCGGGTCCCCTCTGAAGAATGCCTCACGCACGACCCATGAGATGGGCATCTTCTTATCGGGTTCCTTCACACAATAGGCCATACGGTCTTTCAGGCCGATGTCGGTCTCTGCGATGCCAAGCTTTTCTGCGGCAATGGCAACGATCCTCTTTCGTGCGTTCTCACAGGCAACCTTCACCGCATTGGCGCCGACAAAAGCAGCCGCCTGAGAATACGACCCGGGGTCGAGATTGGTGACCTCAGTATCGGCGCATACAAGGTTGATGTCCCCCATGGGGACGCCAAGGACCTCAGAGGCAACCTGTATCACCATGGATTCATTTCCCTGTCCGTTGTCAACAAGACCGGTAACGATCGTCACCTGGCCGTCGTCGTTTATCTTTACGTAGCATGATGAACCGGAGCGGAACCCCATGGGGAACCCGCACATGATGGCAATACATCCCATGCCGATCCCTTTGAACCTCGACTTCTTCGCCCATCTCTTTTTGAAATCGGTCCTTTCCGAGGCCGTTTCTATCGTCTCTCTGAGGCCGCAGCTTGTGATCTTCGATTTCGTCGCCGTCGTCTCACCTGCCGTGAGGCCGTTCTTGAGGCGTATCTCCGCAGGGTCCATGCCGAGCTCTTTTGCCATGAGGTCCATCTGCGCCTCGTTCCCGGCAAGAAAGGCCCTCCCGTGGCACCCGTACATCCCCCGGATACCCTTGTTCGTGAAGACCCGGTATCCGTTGTACCGGACGTTGGGGAAACGGTAGCATTCTTCATAGACGTAGAAAGGTATCGATGTGGCGATGGGACCCGTGGAACTGTAGGCGCCGCCGTTGTAGATCACCTGGTAGTCCTTCGCGACGATGGTGCCGTCCTTTTTCATGCCTGTCTTTATCGTGGCGATGATGTCGTGGATCTGTCGCGAACTCGTGGCGTTCTCTTCACGGGAAAGGACGAGCTTTACCGGTCTGCCGGCTTTTATCGACAAAAGTGATGCGACGAGGTCGGCGGGCGCCACCTCGGACCTTCCGCCGAAGGCGCCCCCGGAGTTGATATGACGGACGCGCACCTTGTTGAGGGGCATCTTGAGAAGGTTTGACAGCGCCTTGGCGCGGACATGGGGCCCGGCGTTGGGCATCCAGAGATCGAGGAAGCCGTTCTTGTAGGAAGCAACCACCGCGTAGGGCTCCATCATCGCGTATGCCTCGCCGGCTGCCTTGAAGGTATCCTCGCGGACGATGAAGGCCTTCTCCATCGCCTTGTCCACCTCGCCTACATCGATGTGAACGTGTATGTTGATGTTGTTCTTATATTCGTTGTGGATCTGTGGCGCACTCTCTTTCATCGACTCTATGGGGTCAAAAACAGCAGACAGGGGCTCATAGTCGACCTTGATATATGAAATGGCCTCCAGCGCAGTCTCTTCATCGATCGCAGCAACGGCCGCCACATCTTCACCGATATAACGGACCTTATCCGTGGGGAGCATTGCATGGTCCTGAGTATACCGGAAGACACCCCATTTGATCCCATAGGCATCAAATCCACTGACGGCTGCCTTCACGCCGGGCACCTTCAGCGCCCGGGTAAGGTCAATACGAACGATCCTGGCATGAGGATAAGGACTCCTCAGCACCTTTCCTACAAGCATGTTCGGGAGTTTTATATCAGCGGTATAACGCGCCTCTCCCGTGACCTTGGCAAGGGAGTCGCTTCTCACCGCCCTTTTGCCGACGATATTCAGATCATTATTCATAGTACCCCCTTATAAAACGTGAACACCACATATTCTATCCCTCCGTTTGGCGTATAGCAAACTCATTTCTTATATTTTTCACTTACATATGCCATGGATTCATCGATCGCCTTCACCGTCAGGTCCAGGTCTTCTTCAGTGTGCCGGTAACTGATATATGCATGATGGTGGGGGGTAAAAAAGAAGCCCTTTCGGATAAGCTGGGTGTAAAAATCCGTGCGTTT includes these proteins:
- a CDS encoding (2Fe-2S)-binding protein translates to MKTMKVTIEVNNEKNVLQVKPYETLLETLRERLALTGAKESCGMGACGACTVLVNGMPLRSCLVLTAEVDGAEITTIEGLKKDEKLHPLQEAFMEKGAVQCGFCTSGMIMTAKALLDRNKRPTKKEIVRTISSNICRCTGYKKIIEAVEEAGKK
- a CDS encoding FAD binding domain-containing protein translates to MILPQFEYHKAQSVAGAIALYKKYKGKARYLAGGTDLIPLLKQRLSTPTAVIDLKGIEEMKTATRRSGSLIIGANVTLFALKNNPIVKEYFPALYESLDATACETLQMRGTIGGNILQDTRCIQYNKSTEWRTARGLCFKMGGPACNVVTNAKACFSNYCSDNTPALITLSAKVKLKGLKGERTVELEKIFSGNGKAPFTIQPGEILTAILIPLKKTKGVYEKLRVRDSMDYPLVDAAVSVTGGKAKVCIGGVGPAPLVYVLKNMNENTVNDAADTAYADAKPVVNTTLSAAYRKKMAGTLVKRAIKRVLKEGGR
- a CDS encoding xanthine dehydrogenase family protein molybdopterin-binding subunit — protein: MNNDLNIVGKRAVRSDSLAKVTGEARYTADIKLPNMLVGKVLRSPYPHARIVRIDLTRALKVPGVKAAVSGFDAYGIKWGVFRYTQDHAMLPTDKVRYIGEDVAAVAAIDEETALEAISYIKVDYEPLSAVFDPIESMKESAPQIHNEYKNNINIHVHIDVGEVDKAMEKAFIVREDTFKAAGEAYAMMEPYAVVASYKNGFLDLWMPNAGPHVRAKALSNLLKMPLNKVRVRHINSGGAFGGRSEVAPADLVASLLSIKAGRPVKLVLSREENATSSRQIHDIIATIKTGMKKDGTIVAKDYQVIYNGGAYSSTGPIATSIPFYVYEECYRFPNVRYNGYRVFTNKGIRGMYGCHGRAFLAGNEAQMDLMAKELGMDPAEIRLKNGLTAGETTATKSKITSCGLRETIETASERTDFKKRWAKKSRFKGIGMGCIAIMCGFPMGFRSGSSCYVKINDDGQVTIVTGLVDNGQGNESMVIQVASEVLGVPMGDINLVCADTEVTNLDPGSYSQAAAFVGANAVKVACENARKRIVAIAAEKLGIAETDIGLKDRMAYCVKEPDKKMPISWVVREAFFRGDPIVATGSFFPNIDFEREWVSRPWGQMAGTFSFGTSVAEVTIDPETGKVMIPRFTAAHDCGCPINPMAVEGQMEGSILQAGVATITEGNLWDKGYLLNPDLLEYKVPLACDMPEMDTIIVSSHDPAGPFGAKEGGLTIRMNAYSAVACAVANATGALFEELPLTPDRVLKIIEKKKGVKE